A single window of Cupriavidus pauculus DNA harbors:
- a CDS encoding isovaleryl-CoA dehydrogenase: MYELPGLKFHLGEDIEMLRESVRNWAQAELAPRAGEIDRTDQFPMDAWKKMGDLGVLGITVAEEYGGANMGYLAHMIAMEEISRASASVGLSYGAHSNLCVNQIHRNGTAAQKAKYLPKLVSGDWIGALAMSEPNAGSDVVSMKLRADLKGDRYVLNGTKMWITNGPDCDVLVVYAKTEPDLGARGMTAFIVEKGMKGFSVAQKLDKLGMRGSHTGELVFQDVEVPVENILGAENGGAKVLMSGLDYERAVLSGGPVGIMQACMDVVTPYIHDRKQFGQSIGEFQLIQGKVADMYTTLQAARSYLYTVGKNLDALGTDHVRQVRKDCAAVILYTAEKATWMAGESVQILGGNGYINEYPVGRLWRDAKLYEIGAGTSEIRRMLIGRELFAETM, from the coding sequence ATGTATGAACTCCCCGGCCTGAAATTCCACCTCGGCGAAGACATCGAGATGCTGCGCGAATCGGTGCGCAACTGGGCGCAGGCCGAGCTGGCGCCGCGCGCCGGCGAGATCGACCGGACCGACCAGTTCCCGATGGACGCCTGGAAGAAGATGGGCGACCTCGGCGTGCTGGGCATCACCGTGGCCGAGGAATACGGCGGCGCCAACATGGGCTACCTGGCGCACATGATCGCGATGGAGGAGATCAGCCGCGCGTCGGCATCGGTCGGGCTGTCGTACGGCGCGCACTCCAACCTCTGCGTGAACCAGATCCACCGCAATGGCACGGCCGCGCAGAAGGCGAAGTACCTGCCGAAGCTGGTGTCGGGCGACTGGATCGGCGCGCTGGCGATGAGCGAGCCGAACGCCGGGTCCGACGTGGTCAGCATGAAGCTGCGCGCCGATCTCAAGGGCGACCGCTACGTGCTGAACGGCACCAAGATGTGGATCACCAACGGCCCGGACTGCGACGTGCTGGTGGTCTACGCCAAGACCGAGCCAGACCTGGGCGCGCGCGGCATGACCGCTTTCATCGTCGAGAAGGGCATGAAGGGGTTCTCGGTGGCGCAGAAGCTGGACAAGCTCGGCATGCGCGGCTCGCACACGGGCGAACTGGTGTTCCAGGACGTCGAGGTGCCGGTCGAGAACATTCTGGGGGCCGAAAACGGCGGCGCCAAGGTGCTGATGAGCGGGCTGGACTACGAGCGCGCCGTGCTGTCGGGCGGCCCGGTCGGCATCATGCAGGCGTGCATGGACGTGGTGACGCCGTACATCCACGACCGCAAGCAGTTCGGCCAGAGCATCGGCGAATTCCAGCTCATCCAGGGCAAGGTGGCCGATATGTACACCACGCTGCAGGCGGCCCGCAGCTACCTGTACACCGTGGGCAAGAACCTCGACGCGCTGGGCACCGACCACGTGCGCCAGGTGCGCAAGGACTGTGCCGCGGTGATCCTCTACACGGCCGAGAAGGCCACGTGGATGGCCGGCGAATCGGTGCAGATCCTGGGCGGCAACGGCTACATCAACGAGTACCCGGTGGGCCGGCTGTGGCGCGACGCCAAGCTGTACGAGATCGGCGCCGGTACGTCCGAAATCCGTCGCATGCTGATCGGCCGCGAGTTGTTCGCGGAAACGATGTAA
- a CDS encoding acetyl/propionyl/methylcrotonyl-CoA carboxylase subunit alpha yields the protein MFNKILIANRGEIACRVAATCRRLGIRTVAVYSDADADARHVAFCDEAVHIGGPAARDSYLRADHIIEMAKETGAQAIHPGYGFLSENEDFARACAEAGLVFIGPPADAIHAMGSKSAAKQLMEKAAVPLVPGYHGEDQDAALLRREADRIGYPVLLKASAGGGGKGMRVVEAGDGFEAALASVKREASASFGDDKVLVEKYLTRPRHIEIQVFADTQGNCVYLFERDCSVQRRHQKVLEEAPAPGMTEDRRRAMGEAAVAAARAVGYVGAGTVEFIANQDGSFYFMEMNTRLQVEHPVTEMITGQDLVEWQLRVAAGEPLPLTQDQLRIDGHALEARIYAENPDKGFLPSTGTLRFLRTPPAVQFMRGGDAHGPAGVRIDAGVREGDAISPFYDPMIAKLIVWGRDRDEALSRMAQALAGYHVVGLSTNVAFLQRLVKSDAFRTADLDTGLIERNQATLFPALNPPSPEVVALAASALLNRESIERRVDDADRCSPWTRAGAWRLNAATTRLMRFESSNGPVQIALKSAFGRESVETLTYNGQTEPFTWSIESTGIQVKLGGRQVRGQVYFDGADIHVFYAEGHDILQWIDPLGHSGDAEGEGGKLTAPMPGKVIAVMAAPGSKVARGAPLLVMEAMKMEHTITAPTDGTVGEILYGIGEQVAEGAQLLSLLLNEQLTFQQGEAAA from the coding sequence ATGTTCAACAAGATCCTGATCGCCAACCGTGGCGAGATTGCCTGCCGCGTGGCGGCTACGTGCCGCCGGCTGGGCATCCGCACCGTGGCGGTGTACTCGGACGCCGATGCCGACGCCCGGCACGTGGCGTTCTGCGACGAGGCCGTGCATATCGGCGGCCCGGCCGCGCGCGACAGCTACCTGCGCGCGGACCACATCATCGAGATGGCGAAGGAGACCGGCGCCCAGGCCATCCATCCGGGCTACGGCTTCCTGTCCGAGAACGAGGACTTCGCGCGCGCCTGCGCCGAGGCCGGGCTCGTGTTCATCGGCCCGCCGGCCGACGCCATCCACGCGATGGGCAGCAAGAGCGCGGCCAAGCAGCTGATGGAAAAGGCGGCCGTGCCGCTGGTGCCCGGCTACCACGGCGAAGACCAGGACGCCGCGCTGCTGCGGCGCGAGGCCGACCGCATCGGCTACCCGGTGCTGCTCAAGGCCAGCGCCGGTGGCGGCGGCAAGGGCATGCGCGTGGTGGAGGCGGGCGACGGGTTCGAGGCCGCGCTGGCGTCGGTCAAGCGCGAGGCATCGGCCAGCTTCGGCGACGACAAGGTGCTGGTGGAGAAGTACCTGACCCGTCCGCGCCATATCGAAATCCAGGTGTTTGCCGACACGCAGGGCAACTGCGTCTACCTGTTCGAGCGCGACTGCTCGGTGCAGCGGCGCCACCAGAAGGTGCTGGAAGAAGCACCGGCCCCGGGCATGACCGAGGACCGCCGCCGCGCCATGGGCGAGGCCGCCGTGGCCGCCGCGCGCGCGGTGGGCTACGTGGGCGCCGGCACCGTCGAGTTCATCGCCAACCAGGACGGGTCGTTCTACTTCATGGAGATGAACACGCGGCTGCAGGTCGAGCATCCGGTGACCGAGATGATCACCGGGCAGGACCTCGTCGAATGGCAGTTGCGCGTGGCGGCCGGCGAGCCGCTGCCGCTGACGCAAGACCAGTTGCGTATCGACGGCCACGCGCTGGAGGCGCGCATCTACGCCGAAAACCCCGACAAGGGCTTTCTGCCGTCCACCGGCACGCTGCGCTTCCTGCGCACGCCGCCGGCGGTGCAGTTCATGCGTGGCGGCGACGCCCATGGCCCGGCCGGCGTGCGGATCGACGCCGGCGTGCGCGAGGGCGACGCGATCAGCCCGTTCTACGACCCGATGATCGCCAAGCTGATCGTGTGGGGCCGCGACCGCGACGAGGCGCTGTCGCGCATGGCGCAGGCGCTGGCCGGCTACCACGTGGTGGGGCTGTCGACCAACGTCGCGTTCCTGCAGCGGCTGGTGAAGTCCGACGCCTTCCGCACGGCCGACCTGGACACGGGGCTGATCGAGCGCAACCAGGCCACGCTGTTTCCCGCACTGAATCCTCCCAGTCCGGAAGTCGTTGCTTTGGCGGCGTCGGCACTCCTCAATAGGGAGAGCATTGAGCGTCGGGTTGATGACGCTGACCGATGCTCGCCGTGGACGCGCGCGGGCGCGTGGCGACTTAACGCCGCGACGACTCGTTTGATGCGCTTTGAGTCTTCCAACGGTCCCGTTCAGATCGCGCTAAAGAGCGCGTTTGGAAGGGAATCTGTAGAAACGCTCACATATAACGGTCAGACAGAACCCTTCACTTGGAGTATCGAATCCACAGGTATCCAGGTGAAATTGGGCGGTCGACAGGTTCGAGGACAGGTCTATTTTGATGGAGCTGATATACACGTGTTCTACGCTGAAGGACATGACATCTTGCAATGGATTGATCCACTAGGCCACTCTGGTGATGCTGAAGGCGAGGGAGGAAAGTTGACCGCGCCGATGCCGGGAAAGGTCATTGCAGTCATGGCCGCGCCCGGCAGCAAGGTCGCACGGGGCGCTCCATTGCTGGTGATGGAGGCGATGAAAATGGAGCATACGATCACGGCTCCTACAGACGGCACTGTTGGGGAGATTTTGTATGGCATCGGTGAGCAGGTGGCAGAGGGCGCGCAACTTCTCTCGCTATTGCTCAATGAACAGTTGACTTTTCAGCAGGGTGAAGCGGCCGCATAG
- a CDS encoding cupin domain-containing protein yields MEQESTFSHVKAEDTKYLEGGLRDFFVYRDLGIACATGGKVIAQLVRANREPEKGTGWHVHKADFHIVYMLKGWARFMYEDRETLVSAGDCVHQQPGIRHYLFDYSPDMEYLEVVGPADFTSEGVEGPRAVPEPGKWTT; encoded by the coding sequence ATGGAGCAAGAATCGACTTTCTCTCATGTCAAAGCGGAAGATACTAAGTACCTTGAGGGTGGGCTCCGCGACTTCTTTGTTTATCGAGATCTGGGAATTGCATGTGCCACCGGAGGGAAGGTGATTGCCCAACTCGTGCGAGCAAATCGCGAGCCCGAGAAGGGGACTGGTTGGCACGTGCACAAAGCCGATTTCCACATCGTGTATATGTTAAAGGGCTGGGCGAGGTTCATGTACGAGGACAGGGAAACGTTGGTCTCAGCCGGAGATTGTGTACACCAACAACCCGGAATTCGCCACTATCTCTTCGATTACTCCCCCGACATGGAGTATTTGGAGGTCGTAGGACCGGCGGACTTCACGAGTGAAGGCGTTGAAGGTCCCCGTGCCGTACCCGAGCCGGGGAAATGGACGACCTAA
- a CDS encoding carboxyl transferase domain-containing protein: MPRIETKLNARSEAFKSNAETMQLLVRDLERKVAKLAEGGGEAARDKHLSRGKLLPRDRVQQLLDPGTPFLELSQLAAYGMYDDAAPGAGIITGIGRVAGQECVIVCNDATVKGGTYYPMTVKKHIRAQEIAEQNHLPCIYLVDSGGANLPNQDDVFPDRDHFGRIFYNQANLSAQGIPQIAVVMGSCTAGGAYVPAMSDESIIVKNQGTIFLGGPPLVKAATGEEVSAEDLGGADVHTRLSGVADYFAQNDHHALSLARNIVQHLNRRKPDQIRLHEPVEPLYPVEELYGVIPTDTRKPYDVREVIARIVDGSEFDEFKARYGTTLVCGFARIWGYPVGIVANNGILFSESALKGAHFIELCCQRKIPLVFLQNITGFMVGRKYENEGIARNGAKMVTAVATAQVPKFTVIIGGSFGAGNYGMCGRAYSPRFLWMWPNARISVMGGEQAASVLATVRRDGIEAKGGQWSPGDEEAFKAPIRDQYERQGHPYYASARLWDDGVIDPAQTRTVLGLGLSASLNAPIGEMKFGVFRM; the protein is encoded by the coding sequence ATGCCAAGAATCGAGACCAAACTCAATGCACGCTCGGAGGCTTTCAAGTCGAATGCCGAAACCATGCAGCTGCTTGTGCGCGACCTTGAACGGAAGGTCGCCAAACTGGCCGAAGGCGGCGGAGAGGCCGCACGCGACAAGCACCTGTCGCGCGGCAAGCTGCTGCCACGCGACCGCGTGCAGCAACTGCTGGACCCCGGCACGCCGTTCCTGGAACTGTCGCAACTTGCCGCCTACGGCATGTACGACGACGCCGCGCCGGGCGCCGGCATCATCACCGGCATCGGCCGCGTGGCCGGCCAGGAATGCGTGATCGTCTGCAACGACGCGACGGTCAAGGGCGGCACGTACTACCCGATGACGGTCAAGAAGCACATCCGCGCGCAGGAGATTGCCGAGCAGAACCACCTGCCGTGCATCTACCTGGTCGATTCGGGCGGCGCCAACCTGCCCAACCAGGACGACGTGTTCCCGGACCGCGACCACTTCGGCCGCATCTTCTACAACCAGGCCAACCTGTCGGCGCAAGGCATTCCGCAGATTGCCGTGGTGATGGGGTCGTGCACGGCCGGTGGCGCCTACGTGCCGGCCATGAGCGACGAGTCGATCATCGTCAAGAACCAGGGCACGATCTTCCTGGGCGGCCCGCCGCTGGTGAAGGCGGCCACCGGCGAGGAAGTGAGCGCCGAGGACCTGGGCGGCGCCGACGTGCACACGCGGCTGTCCGGCGTGGCCGACTACTTTGCCCAGAACGATCATCACGCGCTCTCGCTGGCGCGCAACATCGTCCAGCACCTGAACCGCCGCAAGCCGGACCAGATCCGCCTGCACGAACCGGTGGAGCCGCTGTACCCGGTGGAGGAACTGTACGGCGTGATCCCCACCGACACGCGCAAGCCGTACGACGTGCGCGAGGTCATCGCCCGCATCGTCGACGGCTCCGAGTTCGACGAGTTCAAGGCCCGCTACGGCACCACGCTGGTCTGCGGCTTCGCGCGGATCTGGGGCTACCCGGTGGGCATCGTGGCCAACAACGGCATCCTGTTCTCGGAGTCGGCGTTGAAGGGCGCGCACTTCATCGAACTGTGCTGCCAGCGCAAGATCCCGCTGGTTTTCCTGCAGAACATCACGGGCTTCATGGTCGGTCGCAAGTACGAGAACGAGGGCATCGCGCGCAACGGCGCCAAGATGGTGACCGCAGTGGCCACGGCGCAGGTGCCAAAGTTCACGGTGATCATCGGCGGCTCGTTCGGGGCCGGCAACTACGGCATGTGCGGACGGGCCTATTCGCCGCGCTTCCTGTGGATGTGGCCGAACGCGCGGATCTCGGTGATGGGCGGCGAGCAGGCCGCGAGCGTGCTGGCGACGGTGCGCCGCGATGGCATTGAGGCCAAGGGCGGCCAGTGGAGCCCCGGTGACGAAGAGGCGTTCAAGGCGCCGATCCGCGACCAGTACGAGCGCCAGGGCCATCCGTACTACGCCAGCGCGCGGCTCTGGGACGATGGCGTGATCGACCCGGCCCAGACCCGCACGGTGCTGGGACTGGGCCTGTCGGCCAGCCTGAACGCGCCGATCGGCGAGATGAAGTTCGGCGTCTTCCGCATGTAA
- a CDS encoding isopenicillin N synthase family dioxygenase — protein MSIPMIDLADALTPGAPRSAEVAQAFRAAAMSSGFFYIRHHGVPRELIAKQFALAKALMDLPEATRQALAMGNSPTMRGFENLGDQRLDAAARPDLKESFYCGMAYPDDHPYVMAGYQTYGHNQWPSELPQAPAQCQTYIDAMLTLARRLMQLMALSLDLPENYFDHTSNSPMVTLRMIRYPAHPADADERTFGAGAHTDWGAVTILAQDQHGGLEVQMPDGEWVAATPMTDCFVVNLGDMVPRWTNGHYHSNPHRVRNVHSNGLPRYSIPFFYEPDYLVRIEPVPGTVADGETPRFAPCTAGEHLTEMYRKTYVPEAVL, from the coding sequence ATGTCGATTCCCATGATCGATCTCGCCGATGCCTTGACGCCTGGTGCGCCGCGCAGCGCCGAAGTGGCTCAGGCGTTTCGTGCAGCGGCGATGTCATCGGGCTTCTTCTACATTCGCCATCACGGCGTGCCACGCGAACTGATCGCGAAGCAGTTCGCGCTGGCCAAGGCGCTGATGGATCTGCCGGAGGCCACACGCCAAGCGCTCGCCATGGGAAACTCGCCCACAATGCGCGGTTTCGAGAACCTCGGTGATCAACGACTCGATGCCGCAGCGCGACCCGATCTCAAGGAGAGTTTCTATTGCGGCATGGCGTACCCCGATGACCATCCCTATGTGATGGCGGGCTACCAGACCTATGGTCACAACCAGTGGCCGTCTGAACTGCCGCAGGCGCCCGCGCAATGTCAGACGTATATCGACGCGATGCTGACGCTCGCGCGCCGGCTCATGCAGTTGATGGCTCTGTCGCTGGACCTGCCTGAAAACTACTTCGATCACACGAGCAACAGTCCGATGGTGACGCTGCGCATGATCCGCTATCCGGCGCATCCCGCCGATGCCGATGAGAGAACGTTCGGCGCTGGTGCGCATACCGACTGGGGTGCCGTGACCATCCTCGCGCAAGACCAGCACGGTGGACTCGAAGTACAGATGCCGGACGGCGAATGGGTGGCCGCTACGCCGATGACGGATTGCTTCGTAGTGAACCTCGGCGACATGGTGCCGCGCTGGACCAACGGCCACTATCACTCGAATCCGCATCGCGTGCGCAATGTGCATTCGAACGGCTTGCCACGCTACTCGATTCCGTTCTTCTACGAGCCCGACTACCTCGTGCGGATCGAACCGGTGCCAGGCACTGTGGCCGATGGCGAGACACCGCGCTTTGCGCCGTGCACAGCGGGTGAGCATCTGACGGAGATGTACCGCAAGACCTACGTGCCGGAGGCCGTCTTATGA
- a CDS encoding ABC transporter substrate-binding protein: MDGFGSVASHGHRLIAAPSWRIVPHCGAGLVRGASESLAQNLRGYSAESRSVQRQFMPPGNCSPRISTPVSGVFSMRRRTFLRATGATAFSSLLAAPAFVRASGSLQKFKFNLGWKVEASGAGFLLALQRGYYKDAGLDVVIDTGNGSASAISLVAGGAYDCASADLAAMIEFNAANPTAALKAVAIQYDLNPNAVIVRKGGGIVKPGDLAGKTILGQPFNASRKLFPVFAKAQGFDPASVKWENATPDIGDTRFVKGDFDAAAYFYFTGLLNLKARGLGPEKLTVFRFSDYGMKSYGNGLVANRKSMAEQPDAMKAFVKASTRGWIEAMADPKAGAAAVKAREPLADQALEYERLKLIVDGSMRTPDTQRNGWGAATQARLQATVDETVGAFGIKQPMTAADIWTDQFLPAAADRKLKA, translated from the coding sequence GTGGACGGCTTTGGCAGCGTTGCCAGCCACGGCCATCGCCTGATCGCTGCGCCGTCGTGGCGCATCGTGCCGCATTGCGGTGCAGGGCTGGTGCGCGGCGCCAGCGAATCGTTGGCACAGAACCTGCGTGGATACAGTGCGGAGAGTAGAAGCGTTCAGCGGCAGTTCATGCCGCCCGGAAATTGCTCGCCACGTATATCCACGCCTGTTTCCGGAGTGTTTTCCATGCGACGCCGTACCTTCCTGCGCGCCACTGGCGCCACCGCGTTTTCTTCCCTGCTGGCCGCACCGGCTTTCGTCCGTGCCTCGGGCTCGCTGCAGAAATTCAAGTTCAACCTCGGCTGGAAGGTGGAAGCGTCTGGCGCCGGCTTTCTGCTGGCGCTGCAGCGCGGCTACTACAAGGACGCCGGCCTCGATGTGGTGATCGATACGGGTAACGGCTCGGCATCGGCCATCAGTCTGGTGGCGGGTGGCGCCTATGACTGCGCGTCCGCAGACCTGGCAGCGATGATCGAATTCAACGCCGCCAATCCCACTGCCGCACTCAAGGCCGTGGCGATCCAGTACGACCTGAATCCCAATGCGGTGATCGTTCGCAAGGGCGGCGGCATCGTCAAGCCCGGCGACCTCGCGGGCAAGACCATTCTCGGCCAGCCGTTCAACGCGTCGCGCAAGCTGTTTCCCGTATTCGCCAAGGCGCAGGGGTTCGACCCGGCATCGGTCAAGTGGGAGAACGCCACGCCCGATATCGGCGATACGCGCTTTGTGAAAGGCGATTTCGATGCGGCTGCGTACTTCTACTTTACGGGACTGCTGAACCTGAAAGCGCGCGGACTGGGTCCGGAGAAGCTGACCGTGTTCCGCTTCTCGGACTACGGCATGAAATCGTATGGCAACGGACTCGTCGCCAATCGCAAGAGCATGGCCGAGCAGCCGGACGCGATGAAGGCATTCGTCAAGGCATCCACGCGCGGATGGATCGAGGCGATGGCGGACCCAAAGGCAGGCGCTGCGGCAGTGAAAGCGCGCGAGCCATTGGCCGACCAGGCGCTGGAATACGAGCGACTGAAACTGATCGTCGATGGATCGATGCGCACGCCCGATACGCAGCGCAATGGCTGGGGAGCGGCCACGCAGGCGCGTCTGCAGGCGACCGTCGATGAAACCGTAGGCGCGTTTGGCATCAAGCAGCCGATGACCGCTGCGGATATCTGGACGGATCAGTTCCTGCCTGCGGCAGCGGATCGGAAGCTCAAGGCGTAA
- a CDS encoding hydroxymethylglutaryl-CoA lyase gives MEHFDGGIPRTVKIVEVGPRDGLQNEKKLVPANVKIALIERLANAGLAAIEATAFVSPKWVPQMADNADVLRGIVRKPGVRYAALTPNMKGYEAARNGGADEVAIFAAASEAFSQRNINCSIAESLARFEPVLAAAQADGVPVRGYVSCVVGCPYDGNVPIENVASVAGALIEMGCYEVSLGDTIGVGTPVKVQRMLQQVARRVPMEKLAGHFHDTYGMAIANVHASLQLGMAAFDSSVAGLGGCPYAQGASGNVATEDVIYLLDALGVETGVDMAPLLAAGQFISSYLGRPAASKVARALRSSTAS, from the coding sequence ATGGAACATTTTGATGGCGGCATCCCCCGGACGGTGAAGATCGTTGAAGTGGGTCCCCGAGATGGCTTGCAGAACGAGAAAAAGCTCGTACCCGCAAACGTGAAGATCGCGTTGATCGAGCGACTGGCCAATGCAGGCCTCGCGGCGATCGAAGCGACCGCCTTCGTTTCGCCAAAGTGGGTGCCGCAGATGGCTGACAACGCAGACGTGTTGCGAGGCATCGTTCGAAAGCCCGGCGTCCGCTATGCAGCGCTTACACCAAACATGAAAGGCTACGAGGCAGCACGGAATGGCGGCGCCGATGAGGTGGCCATCTTCGCTGCGGCCTCTGAGGCCTTCTCGCAGAGGAACATCAATTGTTCGATTGCCGAGAGTCTCGCGCGTTTTGAACCGGTGCTGGCCGCTGCACAAGCGGATGGCGTGCCGGTGCGAGGATATGTGTCATGCGTGGTGGGCTGCCCCTATGACGGCAATGTACCCATCGAGAACGTTGCCAGCGTGGCCGGTGCCCTGATCGAGATGGGATGCTACGAGGTGTCTTTGGGCGACACCATCGGCGTGGGAACGCCGGTGAAGGTGCAGCGCATGTTGCAGCAGGTGGCCAGGCGTGTGCCGATGGAAAAACTGGCTGGTCACTTCCATGACACTTATGGCATGGCGATCGCCAATGTCCACGCCTCGCTTCAACTTGGGATGGCTGCTTTCGACTCGTCAGTGGCAGGACTCGGCGGCTGTCCCTATGCGCAAGGCGCTTCCGGCAATGTCGCCACGGAGGACGTGATCTACCTGCTCGACGCGCTCGGCGTGGAAACCGGTGTCGATATGGCGCCGCTGCTTGCTGCCGGTCAGTTCATCTCTTCGTATCTGGGCCGACCAGCAGCGTCGAAGGTGGCCCGCGCGCTGCGATCGAGCACAGCAAGTTGA